A stretch of Ectothiorhodospiraceae bacterium BW-2 DNA encodes these proteins:
- a CDS encoding chemotaxis protein CheD has translation MRIIDEATTKKIVIDPGEYYVCREPSIISTLLGSCVAVCLFDQVERVIGMNHFLLAFNRTCTNPHDLLQDEMGRYGIQAMELLINRMMRMGARKQNLQAKAFGGGQVIQANHFNIGEANIDFAVEFLRFERIPLIASSLGGNYGRMIYFHWSDFSVYMRRIEPQMQQQVASEEQRYLEQAQQQKRQQPSSIHYW, from the coding sequence ATGCGCATTATTGACGAAGCGACTACTAAGAAGATAGTCATCGACCCAGGGGAGTACTATGTCTGCCGTGAGCCTTCAATCATCTCGACCCTGCTCGGCTCTTGTGTCGCCGTCTGCCTGTTTGATCAGGTAGAGCGAGTGATCGGCATGAACCACTTTCTACTCGCTTTTAACCGCACCTGCACCAACCCCCACGATCTTCTTCAAGATGAGATGGGACGCTACGGCATTCAGGCGATGGAGCTATTAATCAACCGCATGATGCGCATGGGGGCACGAAAACAGAACCTACAAGCCAAAGCCTTTGGCGGAGGGCAGGTCATTCAGGCCAACCACTTCAATATTGGTGAGGCCAATATCGATTTTGCAGTCGAATTTCTCCGTTTCGAGCGAATCCCCCTAATCGCCTCCAGTCTAGGGGGGAATTATGGCCGCATGATCTACTTCCACTGGAGCGATTTTTCGGTCTATATGCGCCGCATTGAACCGCAGATGCAGCAGCAGGTGGCGTCCGAAGAGCAGCGCTATCTGGAACAGGCCCAACAGCAGAAGCGGCAACAACCTAGCTCCATCCACTACTGGTAA
- a CDS encoding transglutaminase family protein translates to MSIRVAIHHRTEYHYDRQVALSPHLVRLRPAPHTRTPVHQFSLQIEPQDHFINWQQDAFGNYLARLVFPEPSRKLVVDVNLVVDMVTINPFDFFVEESATYLPFKYETQLTKELTPYFELKESGPLLKQLLRQIEQANFGEATTRAEMAHHAAAHGEAVADYQGPHVVHFLVELNQFLQQHIDYTIRMEPGVQRCEETLQRRLGSCRDSGWLLVQILRHLGLAARFVSGYLVQLMADQQALDGPSGPTADFTDLHAWAEVYLPGAGWVGLDPTSGLFAGEGHIPLACTPDPMSAAPITGAVSKSEVEFRFVNSVERILEDPRVTKPYTESQWQAILALGEQIEQSLQQHDVRLTMGGEPTFVSIDDMESPEWNSEALGDHKLERAGVLLRRLKAAFGDHAVLHYGQGKWYPGEPLPRWALTCAWLKGGEPLWHRPELLDHPDSSRQYDTPEAERLMAAICRQLGLSNESVNPAYEDSLYYLWKEGTLPDNVDILDNRLDDPLERRRLRRIFSQGLNKTVGYVLPLAWDERRGSWHSSPWQLRRDKLFLIPGDSPLGYRLPLDSLLWQPSSERHQIVARDPFDEPAPLQRGQRRVEIVRGQAVMRQMPQSLPESESESAPKRPALEQKPLRTALCIEPRQGHLYLFLPPLVELCHYIDLLNAIEAAALECGVVLILEGYEPPHDDRLLRFKVTPDPGVIEVNIHPADNWQQLVANTETLYEEARQARLGTEKFMLDGRHSGTGGGNHVTLGGRSAADSPVLRRPQLLKSLIGYWQSHPALSYLFSGLFIGPTSQAPRVDEARDDALYELNIAFNELERAEPPMPWVVDRSLRHLLTDLTGNTHRAEFCIDKLYSPEGVQGRLGLVEFRGFEMPPHYRMSVVQMLLLRALIDRFWQVPWPHRPVRWGTELHDRFMLPHYIERDMEDVMEDLNRAGYRFDKGWLAPFIEFRFPRYGTLNVDDIELELRFAIEPWHVLGEEMSALGTSRYVDSSVERLQVKVTGLTESRHIVTCNGRRLPLRNTGTRGEFVAGVRYKAWQPPSGLHPTIAPHTPLVFDIIDGWNLRSIGGCTYHVAHPGGRSHDAFPVNANEAEARRLARFTRHGFSGGKVEVVDEPPNPDFPWTLDLRR, encoded by the coding sequence GTGTCAATTCGTGTTGCCATTCATCACCGTACCGAATATCACTATGATCGGCAGGTAGCCCTCTCGCCCCACCTAGTTCGCCTGCGACCTGCCCCCCACACCCGTACTCCGGTGCACCAGTTTTCGCTGCAAATTGAGCCGCAGGATCACTTCATTAACTGGCAGCAGGATGCCTTTGGCAACTATCTTGCTCGGCTGGTCTTTCCTGAGCCGAGCCGAAAACTGGTGGTCGATGTCAATTTAGTGGTCGATATGGTGACCATTAACCCCTTTGACTTTTTCGTAGAGGAGAGTGCGACCTACCTCCCCTTTAAGTATGAGACGCAGCTCACTAAGGAGCTGACCCCCTACTTTGAGCTGAAAGAGTCGGGGCCGCTGTTAAAACAGCTACTACGACAGATTGAGCAGGCTAACTTCGGTGAAGCGACCACTCGTGCCGAGATGGCGCACCATGCAGCCGCTCATGGCGAGGCGGTCGCTGACTATCAGGGGCCGCATGTGGTTCACTTTCTGGTCGAACTCAACCAGTTTTTACAACAACATATTGACTATACTATTCGCATGGAGCCGGGGGTGCAGCGCTGCGAGGAGACGCTACAGCGGCGACTCGGCTCCTGTCGCGATAGCGGTTGGTTGCTGGTGCAAATATTGCGCCATTTAGGGTTGGCGGCGCGTTTTGTCTCTGGCTATCTGGTGCAGTTAATGGCCGATCAGCAGGCGCTTGATGGCCCCTCTGGCCCTACGGCCGATTTTACCGATCTTCACGCCTGGGCTGAAGTCTATCTCCCCGGTGCCGGCTGGGTCGGTCTCGATCCCACCTCAGGACTCTTTGCCGGTGAGGGCCATATTCCACTCGCCTGCACCCCCGATCCGATGAGTGCGGCACCGATTACCGGCGCGGTCTCAAAGAGCGAAGTCGAGTTTCGGTTTGTGAACAGCGTCGAGCGGATATTAGAAGATCCAAGAGTCACCAAACCCTATACCGAGTCGCAGTGGCAGGCGATTTTAGCGCTGGGCGAGCAGATCGAGCAGTCACTACAGCAGCATGATGTGCGGCTAACGATGGGCGGTGAGCCGACCTTTGTCTCAATTGACGATATGGAGAGCCCAGAGTGGAATAGTGAGGCGCTAGGCGACCATAAGCTAGAGCGGGCGGGAGTGCTGTTGCGGCGGCTAAAAGCGGCCTTTGGTGACCATGCGGTACTCCACTACGGTCAAGGTAAATGGTATCCGGGGGAGCCGTTACCGCGCTGGGCGCTAACCTGTGCCTGGTTAAAGGGGGGCGAGCCGCTGTGGCATCGGCCAGAGCTGCTAGATCACCCCGACAGTTCGCGCCAATACGATACCCCCGAGGCGGAGCGGCTAATGGCCGCCATCTGTCGCCAGCTAGGGCTCTCTAACGAGAGTGTTAATCCTGCCTACGAAGATAGTCTCTACTACCTCTGGAAGGAGGGAACCTTGCCCGATAATGTCGATATTTTAGATAACCGTCTGGACGATCCGCTGGAGCGGCGGCGGCTACGGCGCATCTTTAGCCAAGGCTTAAATAAAACGGTCGGCTATGTGCTGCCGCTGGCCTGGGATGAGCGGCGTGGTAGCTGGCACAGCTCACCTTGGCAGCTACGGCGTGACAAACTATTTTTAATTCCCGGCGATTCGCCGCTAGGGTATCGCCTGCCGCTCGACTCGCTGCTGTGGCAACCGTCATCGGAGCGTCATCAAATCGTGGCACGCGATCCGTTCGATGAACCAGCCCCGCTACAGAGGGGACAGCGTCGGGTCGAGATAGTTCGAGGGCAGGCCGTGATGCGACAGATGCCGCAGTCACTGCCAGAGTCAGAGTCAGAGTCAGCGCCTAAGAGGCCGGCGTTGGAGCAAAAACCGCTACGAACCGCCCTCTGCATCGAACCACGCCAGGGGCATCTCTATCTCTTTCTCCCCCCTCTAGTCGAGCTCTGCCACTATATCGATCTGCTCAACGCTATCGAAGCGGCAGCGTTAGAGTGTGGGGTAGTGCTGATTCTGGAGGGGTATGAGCCGCCACACGATGATCGACTGCTGCGCTTTAAGGTGACCCCAGACCCTGGCGTGATTGAGGTCAATATCCATCCAGCGGACAACTGGCAGCAGTTAGTGGCCAATACCGAAACGCTCTACGAAGAGGCGCGACAGGCACGGTTAGGGACTGAGAAGTTTATGCTCGATGGTCGCCACAGCGGTACCGGCGGCGGTAACCATGTCACCCTTGGTGGCCGGAGTGCCGCCGATAGCCCAGTGCTGCGACGGCCACAGCTACTCAAGAGCCTCATCGGTTACTGGCAGAGCCATCCGGCCCTCTCCTACCTCTTTTCGGGACTCTTTATCGGCCCGACCTCACAGGCACCGAGGGTCGATGAGGCGCGAGATGATGCTCTCTATGAGCTCAATATCGCCTTTAACGAGCTAGAGCGGGCCGAGCCGCCGATGCCGTGGGTCGTTGATCGTAGCCTGCGCCACCTTCTGACCGATCTAACGGGTAATACCCACCGCGCCGAGTTCTGTATCGATAAGCTCTACTCACCGGAGGGGGTGCAGGGGCGGTTAGGGCTGGTCGAGTTTCGCGGTTTTGAGATGCCGCCCCACTACCGTATGAGTGTGGTGCAGATGTTGCTGTTACGGGCGCTGATTGATCGTTTCTGGCAGGTACCATGGCCCCATAGACCGGTTCGTTGGGGCACCGAACTGCACGATCGCTTTATGCTGCCGCACTATATTGAGCGCGACATGGAGGATGTGATGGAGGATCTAAATCGGGCCGGCTATCGGTTTGATAAGGGGTGGTTAGCGCCATTTATCGAATTTAGATTTCCCCGTTACGGCACCTTGAATGTCGATGATATTGAGCTGGAGCTACGATTTGCGATCGAGCCTTGGCATGTGCTGGGGGAGGAGATGAGCGCACTAGGGACTTCTCGTTATGTGGACTCCTCGGTAGAGCGGTTACAGGTTAAGGTGACCGGTTTGACCGAATCGAGACACATTGTCACCTGTAACGGCCGCCGACTACCGCTACGAAATACCGGCACTCGGGGGGAGTTTGTGGCCGGTGTACGCTATAAAGCGTGGCAGCCCCCTTCGGGTCTCCACCCGACTATCGCCCCCCACACGCCACTGGTCTTTGACATTATCGATGGCTGGAACCTACGCTCTATCGGTGGCTGCACCTACCATGTTGCTCACCCGGGCGGTCGCAGCCACGATGCTTTTCCAGTGAATGCGAACGAGGCTGAAGCGAGACGCTTAGCTCGCTTTACCCGCCACGGCTTTAGCGGTGGTAAGGTGGAGGTGGTCGATGAGCCGCCTAACCCCGATTTTCCGTGGACTTTGGATTTGCGTCGTTAA
- the rapA gene encoding RNA polymerase-associated protein RapA has translation MSQEFTPGQRWICDTELQLGLGTVVECEPRRVTLRFDSCDETRSYARDNSPLTRIIFSPGDSIKTTTGEQLQVDEVMQLHGLVIYSAMSLDGTGVNVLESDLDHRLQLNRPADRLFSGQLDNQKWVSLRYQSWQQLQQLRRSPLWGLSGVRTALIPHQLYIAYEVGRRYQPRVLLADEVGLGKTIEAGLIIHQKYLSGQASRILIVVPEPLLHQWLVEMVRRFNLNLTLLDEERCQQLDSEGDNPFLSQQLVLSGQSFLSHSVERRQQALQAQWDLLVVDEAHHLQWSEDEVSDDYLAIEELARTIPAVLLLTATPEQFGRESHFSRLRLLDPDRFCSFSDFIEQEQSYAPIADAVEQLLTQAPLTAELEQLIRNTGIEGDNLTALQQLQSEESSVQQQARTELIDHLLDRHGTGRILFRNSRERISGFPERQLVAHPLPLPEQYRQPLDDYLCALIPDELTPDSAQFHPLLYPEQLWQHDSEQSDGWTRFDPRISWLIEQLQQQRQEKIVAITATAQSAIDIAHALRHRANLTTALFHEQMTLLERDRAAAWFADREQGCQLLICSEIGSEGRNFQFAHQLVLFDLPLNPDLLEQRIGRLDRIGQTRPVTIHLPYLEGSLQQLLYHWYHQGLNAFEQTATTAQSLQQRFWPQLRQSIITLHLDESLLQQLQQADATLRQQLRQGRNRLLEFNSCRPHIANRLVADAEQLQQDRPLTHWLDQLFHLIGVDAEPHSAFSTILRPTEQFLGDFMPDLTSDGLTMTTHRATALANESLHFFSWEHPMVQEALESLLSSERGNASLATFKEPRFEPGTLLLECWYRLEPAGHHAGELSRYLPPQLLRQVIDDNLQEWSSSLPFEELQPLLQPVKRDIARQVIERSRPVLQQLLKQSGELAEAQRPQRLATAQQLAETALQQEIDRLQALAQINGQVRLEELTHLQQQRQRLEQLLTLATLQLDSVRVLVVVD, from the coding sequence ATGAGTCAGGAGTTTACCCCCGGCCAACGCTGGATTTGTGATACCGAACTGCAACTCGGGCTAGGCACGGTGGTGGAGTGTGAGCCGCGCCGGGTCACCCTTCGCTTTGATAGTTGTGATGAGACTCGTAGCTACGCTCGGGATAACTCCCCCCTGACCCGCATTATTTTTAGTCCGGGCGATAGTATTAAAACCACAACCGGAGAGCAGCTACAGGTCGATGAGGTGATGCAGCTTCACGGCCTAGTGATCTACAGCGCCATGAGCCTCGATGGTACGGGGGTGAATGTGCTGGAGAGCGACCTTGATCACCGCCTACAGCTCAATCGCCCCGCCGATCGGCTCTTTAGCGGTCAACTCGATAATCAGAAGTGGGTCTCGCTGCGCTATCAGAGCTGGCAGCAGCTACAGCAGCTACGCCGCTCACCCCTCTGGGGGCTATCTGGTGTCCGCACCGCCCTCATTCCGCATCAGCTCTATATCGCCTATGAGGTCGGCAGACGCTATCAGCCACGAGTGCTACTTGCCGATGAGGTCGGTCTAGGCAAAACCATTGAAGCCGGCCTGATTATCCACCAAAAATATCTGTCGGGTCAGGCCTCACGGATCCTAATTGTCGTCCCAGAGCCGTTACTGCACCAATGGCTGGTGGAGATGGTGCGCCGCTTTAACCTCAACTTGACTCTGCTCGATGAGGAGCGCTGCCAACAGCTCGATAGCGAGGGCGACAACCCGTTTTTGAGTCAGCAGTTAGTTCTCAGCGGCCAATCCTTTTTAAGCCACTCTGTTGAGCGGCGCCAGCAGGCGCTTCAGGCGCAGTGGGATCTCCTCGTGGTCGATGAGGCGCACCATCTACAGTGGAGTGAAGATGAGGTAAGTGATGACTACCTAGCGATTGAAGAGCTAGCTCGAACGATCCCTGCGGTACTGCTGCTAACGGCAACCCCAGAGCAGTTCGGTCGGGAGAGCCACTTCTCTCGCCTGCGGCTACTCGATCCCGACCGCTTCTGTAGCTTTAGTGACTTTATCGAACAGGAGCAGAGCTATGCCCCAATTGCCGATGCCGTTGAACAGCTACTCACTCAAGCGCCGCTAACGGCTGAATTAGAGCAGCTTATTCGCAACACCGGTATTGAGGGAGATAACCTCACCGCCCTACAACAGCTCCAGAGCGAAGAGAGTTCAGTACAGCAGCAGGCGCGAACAGAGCTTATCGACCATCTACTCGATCGCCACGGCACCGGACGCATTCTGTTTCGAAACAGCCGTGAACGCATTAGCGGCTTTCCAGAGCGACAGCTAGTCGCCCACCCGCTGCCGCTGCCGGAGCAGTACCGTCAACCGCTAGATGACTATCTCTGCGCCCTTATCCCCGATGAGCTAACCCCCGACAGCGCGCAGTTCCACCCACTGCTCTATCCAGAGCAGCTATGGCAACACGATAGCGAACAGAGCGATGGCTGGACTCGCTTCGATCCCCGCATTAGCTGGCTCATCGAACAGCTACAGCAACAGCGGCAAGAGAAGATTGTAGCGATAACCGCCACCGCCCAGAGCGCAATCGACATCGCCCACGCCCTGCGCCACAGAGCCAACCTCACCACCGCGCTATTCCATGAGCAGATGACGCTGTTAGAGCGCGACCGTGCTGCCGCTTGGTTTGCTGATCGGGAGCAGGGGTGCCAGCTACTCATCTGCTCCGAGATCGGCAGTGAGGGGCGCAACTTTCAGTTTGCCCACCAGTTGGTACTGTTTGATCTGCCACTCAATCCCGATCTACTAGAGCAGCGTATCGGCCGGCTCGATAGAATCGGCCAGACCCGTCCGGTGACTATCCACCTCCCCTATCTGGAGGGGAGCCTGCAACAGCTACTCTACCACTGGTACCATCAGGGGCTAAACGCCTTTGAACAGACCGCCACTACCGCGCAGAGCTTACAGCAGCGCTTCTGGCCGCAGCTACGACAGAGCATCATCACCCTACACCTCGATGAGAGCCTACTGCAACAGCTACAACAGGCCGATGCAACACTGAGACAGCAGCTAAGGCAGGGGCGTAACCGACTGTTAGAGTTTAACTCCTGCCGCCCCCACATCGCCAATCGACTGGTCGCCGACGCAGAGCAGCTCCAGCAGGATAGACCGTTAACTCACTGGCTAGATCAGCTATTTCACCTAATCGGCGTCGATGCCGAACCCCACAGCGCCTTTAGCACTATTCTTCGCCCGACCGAGCAGTTTCTGGGCGATTTTATGCCCGATCTAACTAGCGATGGCCTCACCATGACCACCCACCGTGCGACGGCGCTAGCTAACGAGTCGCTCCACTTCTTTAGCTGGGAGCACCCGATGGTACAAGAGGCACTAGAGAGCCTATTAAGCAGTGAACGAGGCAACGCCTCACTCGCCACCTTCAAAGAGCCCCGTTTTGAACCGGGCACCCTGCTGCTAGAGTGCTGGTACCGCCTAGAACCGGCCGGCCACCACGCCGGAGAGCTGAGTCGCTACCTCCCGCCACAACTACTGCGTCAAGTGATTGACGATAACCTTCAAGAGTGGAGCAGTTCACTCCCATTCGAGGAGCTACAACCGCTACTACAACCGGTAAAACGAGATATCGCCCGTCAGGTAATAGAGCGCTCCCGCCCAGTACTACAACAGCTCTTAAAGCAGAGCGGAGAGCTAGCTGAGGCGCAACGACCACAACGACTCGCCACCGCACAACAGCTAGCCGAAACAGCGCTACAGCAGGAGATAGATCGGCTACAAGCTCTGGCGCAAATCAATGGCCAAGTTCGTTTAGAGGAGCTAACCCACCTACAGCAGCAGCGCCAGCGCTTAGAGCAGCTACTCACCCTCGCCACCTTGCAACTCGATAGCGTTCGCGTGCTCGTGGTGGTTGATTAA
- a CDS encoding FAD-binding oxidoreductase, whose protein sequence is MSSNRYLIVGAGLAGTTLALELSRRGAAVTVADCGRLQSTSAVAAGLINPMMGRRLGVIAQFEPLYRQALHFYRQLEQQWHTQFWYPLPQWRLLDGDQQRLWATKWRHNDYGGLVKRQLAGEQLGLQRLKGELALEIGCSGYLDTLSYLQQARQQLPHIRWCEATVEPQQFQPQYPLVWQGERFESVIWCQGYQAAANELFATLPWQSAKGEILTLTEVGLSWSFWLNCGLWLLPRHDQSWRLGANFEWRQLDQQPTPTVAAQLQRQLQGAVEPLSYRLAHHLAGVRASVVDRQPLLGGHRHWPQMAIFNGFGAKGSLQIPHYSQLMAQWLLDNRPLPIMVDMARFQRSS, encoded by the coding sequence ATGTCATCTAATCGCTATCTGATTGTGGGTGCGGGTTTGGCCGGAACAACCCTGGCGCTAGAGCTGTCGCGTCGAGGGGCCGCGGTCACGGTGGCCGATTGTGGCCGCTTGCAGAGCACCTCTGCGGTAGCGGCCGGTCTCATTAATCCGATGATGGGGAGGCGGCTGGGGGTGATCGCTCAATTCGAGCCGCTCTACCGGCAGGCGCTGCACTTTTATCGGCAACTAGAGCAGCAGTGGCACACTCAATTTTGGTATCCCTTGCCGCAGTGGCGGCTGCTCGATGGTGATCAACAGCGGCTCTGGGCGACTAAGTGGCGCCATAACGACTATGGGGGCCTGGTTAAACGGCAGCTTGCGGGCGAGCAGCTAGGCTTGCAGCGCTTAAAGGGGGAGTTGGCGCTTGAGATTGGCTGTAGCGGCTATCTGGATACCTTGAGCTATCTGCAACAGGCGCGTCAGCAGTTACCTCACATTCGTTGGTGTGAGGCGACGGTGGAGCCGCAGCAGTTCCAACCTCAGTATCCGCTAGTGTGGCAGGGGGAGCGGTTTGAGAGCGTTATCTGGTGTCAGGGCTATCAGGCGGCAGCGAATGAGCTGTTTGCGACACTGCCGTGGCAGAGTGCTAAGGGGGAGATTTTGACCCTAACAGAGGTCGGGTTAAGCTGGTCGTTTTGGCTTAATTGCGGGTTATGGCTCCTGCCTCGGCACGATCAGAGTTGGCGTTTGGGGGCCAATTTTGAGTGGCGGCAGCTCGATCAGCAGCCGACGCCTACCGTCGCCGCACAGTTACAGCGGCAGTTACAGGGCGCGGTTGAGCCGCTCTCCTATCGTCTTGCTCACCACCTCGCTGGGGTGAGAGCATCAGTGGTGGATCGTCAACCGCTATTAGGAGGCCATCGGCACTGGCCACAGATGGCGATATTTAACGGTTTTGGTGCGAAAGGTTCGCTACAGATCCCCCACTACAGCCAATTGATGGCACAGTGGCTGCTCGATAACCGTCCTTTGCCGATTATGGTCGATATGGCGCGATTTCAGCGTAGCTCTTAA
- a CDS encoding GAF domain-containing protein, translating into MSPEEIEERLNKLREKYQFVKETWARAGNRQMLNFIVEIGPRLFQCERVSIFIHDPAANNAWLLCGTDLRERQIIVSKSNSFVGQVIHNRRLMSKFNMIHQKGAHQDIDLETGFMTRNAMCAPMMDSTGDRVIGAIELLNKREAQAFNDEDQRYLEKVIGHIDNQVEIIYQRQELVKIAQEIQIKINKLKLKLTPREGEH; encoded by the coding sequence ATGTCACCAGAAGAGATCGAAGAGAGACTCAACAAGCTGCGTGAAAAATACCAGTTTGTCAAAGAGACTTGGGCCAGAGCCGGTAACCGCCAAATGCTCAACTTTATCGTAGAGATCGGCCCAAGGCTATTTCAGTGCGAACGGGTCAGTATTTTTATCCACGATCCGGCGGCCAATAACGCTTGGCTGCTCTGCGGTACCGATCTGCGGGAGCGGCAGATTATCGTCAGCAAATCGAACTCCTTTGTGGGTCAAGTGATCCATAACCGCCGCTTAATGAGCAAGTTTAATATGATTCACCAAAAAGGGGCTCATCAAGATATCGACCTTGAAACCGGATTTATGACCCGCAATGCGATGTGTGCTCCGATGATGGATAGCACCGGCGATCGGGTCATCGGTGCCATAGAGCTACTCAATAAGAGAGAGGCACAGGCTTTTAATGACGAAGACCAACGCTACCTAGAGAAGGTTATCGGCCATATCGACAACCAAGTCGAGATTATCTATCAACGACAGGAGTTGGTCAAAATTGCCCAAGAGATCCAGATAAAGATCAATAAGCTTAAATTAAAACTAACCCCACGAGAGGGGGAACATTGA
- a CDS encoding GatB/YqeY domain-containing protein gives MSCDLKAAIQEDMKVAMRNKEKERLGTIRLILAALKQREVDERIELDETQVVAILEKMVKQRRDSIEQYQKAAREDLAAKEQAEIEVIQTYMPQPLTLEEIDRLITEAIEQSGASSMKEMGKVMGLLKPQLQGRAEMGKVSAQIRARLG, from the coding sequence ATGTCTTGCGACTTAAAGGCAGCGATTCAAGAGGATATGAAAGTTGCCATGCGAAACAAGGAGAAGGAGCGCCTTGGCACGATTCGTCTGATTTTAGCTGCGCTGAAGCAGCGCGAGGTCGATGAGCGTATCGAGCTTGATGAGACTCAGGTGGTGGCGATACTAGAAAAGATGGTTAAGCAGCGCCGCGACTCTATTGAGCAGTACCAGAAGGCAGCAAGAGAGGATTTAGCCGCTAAAGAGCAGGCTGAAATTGAGGTGATTCAAACCTATATGCCGCAGCCGCTGACATTAGAAGAGATTGATAGGCTCATTACTGAGGCGATTGAGCAGAGCGGTGCGAGTTCAATGAAGGAGATGGGCAAGGTGATGGGCCTCCTAAAGCCGCAGCTACAAGGGCGGGCCGAGATGGGCAAGGTGAGCGCCCAAATCAGGGCGCGTCTTGGTTAG
- a CDS encoding 30S ribosomal protein S21 — protein MPSVRVKENEPFDIALRRFKRSCEKAGVLSEVRRRQAYEKPTSVRKRKFAAACKRQFKKTIREQLRTRRLY, from the coding sequence ATGCCATCTGTTCGTGTAAAAGAGAACGAGCCGTTCGATATTGCTCTGCGCCGTTTCAAGCGTAGCTGTGAAAAAGCGGGTGTTTTGTCTGAAGTGCGCCGCCGTCAGGCGTATGAGAAGCCGACCTCGGTTCGCAAGCGCAAATTTGCCGCCGCCTGCAAGCGCCAGTTTAAGAAGACGATTCGTGAACAGCTGCGTACCCGCCGCCTCTACTAA
- the tatC gene encoding twin-arginine translocase subunit TatC, whose translation MNDQTNSNANDAEQPFIAHLIELRDRVLRMLLVILLIFLALFPFANDLYTFLAEPLLAHLPEGGSMIATEVTSPFLTPFKLTLVLAIFIAIPYLLYQLWAFVAPGIYQHEKRLIVPLLVSSTLLFYAGMVFAYYVVFPLVFGFFTSVAPEGVAVMTDIAKYLDFVLKLFFAFGIAFEVPVVVVLLIITGASTVTSLQAKRPYIIVGVFVIGMFLTPPDVISQTLLALPMWLLFEFGLWFSRYFQQIINLKEDEAMEQMLDQYESDDKNLR comes from the coding sequence ATGAACGATCAAACCAACTCCAACGCTAACGATGCCGAACAGCCCTTTATCGCTCATCTGATCGAACTGCGCGATAGAGTACTAAGAATGCTACTGGTGATTTTGCTGATCTTTTTAGCGCTCTTCCCCTTTGCCAACGATCTCTACACCTTTTTAGCTGAGCCGCTGCTAGCCCATCTGCCAGAGGGGGGGAGCATGATCGCTACCGAGGTTACCTCGCCTTTTTTAACCCCCTTCAAATTGACGCTGGTATTGGCTATTTTTATCGCCATCCCCTACCTGCTCTATCAGTTATGGGCCTTTGTGGCACCGGGGATCTATCAGCATGAGAAGCGGTTAATTGTGCCGCTGCTGGTCTCTAGCACACTGCTCTTCTATGCTGGCATGGTCTTTGCTTACTATGTGGTCTTTCCGCTGGTGTTTGGCTTCTTTACCTCGGTGGCTCCCGAGGGGGTGGCGGTAATGACCGATATTGCCAAATATCTCGACTTTGTCCTAAAACTCTTCTTCGCCTTTGGCATCGCCTTTGAGGTACCGGTTGTGGTGGTGCTGTTAATTATTACCGGTGCCTCCACAGTCACTTCACTCCAAGCTAAACGGCCCTACATTATTGTCGGGGTGTTTGTGATCGGTATGTTTCTAACCCCCCCTGATGTGATCTCCCAAACGCTACTAGCGCTGCCGATGTGGTTGCTGTTTGAGTTCGGGCTCTGGTTTTCGCGCTACTTTCAGCAGATCATTAATCTCAAAGAGGATGAGGCGATGGAGCAGATGCTGGATCAATATGAGTCGGATGATAAAAATCTACGCTGA
- the tatB gene encoding twin-arginine translocase subunit TatB — MFDISFWEMIVVAIVALLVIGPERLPGVARKAGYWFGKMRRFVNSVKQDIDREFKAEELQRIIREQAQSNPLHEIMEEGSALKRELEVWDDVADEASMKRTTPPKESEPSTPSTPSIPSTTDATAAPNLADSTGATASSTAPAAGNSTA; from the coding sequence ATGTTTGATATCAGCTTTTGGGAGATGATCGTTGTTGCCATTGTGGCGCTACTGGTCATCGGACCGGAGCGACTGCCTGGGGTGGCTCGCAAAGCGGGCTACTGGTTTGGCAAGATGCGTCGCTTTGTCAATAGCGTCAAACAGGATATCGATAGAGAGTTCAAGGCGGAAGAGCTACAGCGGATTATCCGTGAGCAGGCGCAGAGCAATCCCCTGCACGAAATCATGGAGGAGGGGAGCGCCCTTAAACGGGAGCTAGAGGTGTGGGATGATGTGGCCGATGAAGCCTCAATGAAGCGTACAACTCCCCCTAAAGAGTCGGAGCCATCGACACCATCGACACCATCGATACCATCCACGACTGATGCTACCGCCGCGCCTAATTTAGCTGACTCAACAGGTGCAACTGCCTCATCCACTGCACCTGCCGCCGGTAACTCCACTGCATGA
- the tatA gene encoding Sec-independent protein translocase subunit TatA encodes MGISIWQLLIILGIVILLFGTKKLRNIGADLGGAVKGFKSAVKEGDKDKKGSDESSEDGDNRVLEQREGRIIDAQATREGDKQRS; translated from the coding sequence ATGGGCATTAGTATTTGGCAACTGTTAATCATTCTTGGCATCGTTATCTTGCTGTTTGGCACCAAAAAATTACGCAATATCGGTGCTGATCTCGGTGGTGCGGTCAAGGGGTTTAAATCGGCCGTCAAAGAGGGCGACAAAGATAAAAAGGGTAGCGATGAGAGTAGCGAGGATGGCGATAACAGAGTGCTAGAGCAGCGCGAGGGGCGGATTATCGACGCCCAAGCGACCCGCGAAGGTGATAAGCAGCGTAGTTAA